The following are encoded together in the Mycobacteriales bacterium genome:
- a CDS encoding phosphoglycerate mutase family protein, with the protein MNSYVDDDLSAIAWETMVLTLVRHAHAGSKRRWTGPDEQRPLTERGLAEAHGIAQRMRAQPPYRLISSPLIRCRQTLEPIAAALDLPIELSAALTPDATLEETLALITDLSTDGCALCTHGEVLTGLLNRWRADGSPRVPVGARTAKGAMWILSGYPGPRATAHYGPSHRAALSLSGPAEPATQTWPG; encoded by the coding sequence CCTCTCTGCGATTGCATGGGAGACCATGGTGCTCACCTTGGTACGTCACGCACACGCCGGCAGCAAGCGGCGCTGGACCGGTCCGGACGAGCAACGCCCGCTCACCGAACGTGGTCTGGCTGAGGCGCACGGGATCGCGCAGCGGATGCGTGCGCAACCGCCGTACCGGCTGATCTCCAGCCCACTGATCCGGTGCCGACAGACGTTGGAGCCCATCGCGGCCGCCCTCGATCTGCCGATCGAGCTGAGTGCGGCGCTGACGCCGGATGCGACTCTGGAGGAGACGCTGGCCCTGATCACCGACCTGTCGACGGACGGCTGCGCCCTCTGCACGCATGGCGAGGTGCTCACCGGTCTGCTCAATCGGTGGCGCGCAGACGGCTCTCCCCGCGTCCCGGTGGGCGCGCGGACGGCCAAGGGTGCGATGTGGATCCTCAGCGGATATCCCGGCCCGCGCGCCACGGCCCACTACGGGCCGTCGCATCGGGCCGCGCTCTCGCTCTCCGGACCGGCCGAACCGGCCACCCAGACCTGGCCCGGCTAG